In Telopea speciosissima isolate NSW1024214 ecotype Mountain lineage chromosome 10, Tspe_v1, whole genome shotgun sequence, the DNA window ATGACCTTGGGATTTATTTGATGTTCTCTTGAATATTTCTGTTATTATGTCTTAAATGAGTGTTTCTATAACTTGTAAAGACAAGTACATGGTTTATGTACCTTCTAGGAGTGCTGCCATGGCTAGGGAAGGCAAGTTATCTCAGTTTTGTGAAGACAACATAGATTGTCTTAATAAATTTtctttatcataaaaaaaaaagtgtggcCCCTTGTGGCTCTTGTCTGGCCCCTCATTGGGTCTCGTATCTGAGTGTCTGGCCCATGGTGGGCCTTGCACATAaaagcaaaaaaacaaagaattttcttttcccctttcatcTATGACAAAATCATTTCTTAGGCAAGATTTTGAAAAGTAGAATCGGAGATCGTCAATATTAATTCCTACAATGTTAATTCCTATTCGAATCGATCAAAATTGATCACAATTGGGCAGAAACAGAGCCGAATCGATAGTGATCAACCAAAACAATCACTACCATTTCTGATCCAAATcgataaattttttaaattcatgCTCCTATGTGAGTTGGTAGATTAATAACATTCTGACGTGCCAAAAAATGTTGGGTTTCACCCATGCCTTTACTATAATGGATGTGGTAACATCAAGATGAATAGGAATTTGTCTCTCTATAAGCAGTGTTTGGTACATAAACATGTGAGAATTATGACCGAGGAGAATTTGATACTTTCATTCTCTGTCAAGCCCTAAAACTATAAAAACAATACATAACAATGGTGAGTTCTGATCCAATCATCAAGAACTACATGGCAAAGAGGGGCTTTCTTGAGACCAAACAATATCCCCCATACCCCAACCTAAGAGTTGTACAATTATTTGTGTCAAACTACTAAAAATAGAATTCTAACCCTAACCAAACATCTACTAACATATGATTTGCCAATTGAAAGAAATCCAATGAAGGATTAGAAATTAAGAAAGTGGAaggaaaccctagatttggcgTCTTATTTTGGAATGGGtagttttcacttttcatttcAGAGTGgggttttatttctttgtttctttttgtaattttcctttcATGGTTTTGAAGACCCAAAACTAAAAGATGAGTGGAAGAGAAGCTCCCTTAGTACGGTTTTTGTGCAAGTTGAATGTGCCAGTTTTCTGGTGTGGAGTGAATTTGAATGCGACCCAAAGGGGGGCCAAGACGGCAAAAACTGGCTTTCTTGAAGACCCATCAGCCTTTCTGTCTCTGGCtagtctctttctctccctccctccctccctccctccctccatgtctctattatatatgtgaaCGCATTGTGTGTTTTTCCTTCTAAGTTTGAAACCAATTCTCATTCTTCTCAGATTCATCAAGGTTTAAAAGACTGAAACCCAATTTCCGTATTCGAAGGAAGGTCGACTCTTGAGCGAGTCTGGCTTGAGAGGCCATCTGGTATCTACCgactttttttgataaaaatctgGTATCTACCGACACACCTCTTAATTTTCTGTACAACCTTTAGAGAGATTCTCTCTGAATACGaggtattttgttttgttttggcaGTCCCTGTTGGTTTTAGCTACAAATTGTTGAATCCAAGATCGCACCCAGATTGCAGAggcttctaaattttttttaaaatgttcttgcctctttcttttcttcgaGTGATCCTTTCCAGTAAGTagattttcctttgttttggacacttttttcctttaatctgttatttttttgttgattttgttattgggttttgtttttagTCTATCGGTTGTTTATATACAGACATGGTTTCGAGCAGTCTCCCCTCCTCCCCTTCTCCCCTACCAGAGAAAGGGGGGAAAATGCGCGttggatttctctctctctgtttttttgtttctttttccaaaCTGGTTCCCTATAACTTTTCTCTTGTTAATTTGCATTTACCTTTCTGggcttcgttttttttttctatgaattTAGTGCTTTGTTTCTCGTTGTTCAGAATCTGCATTTTCGCaatgtttttgtgtttattgGGTGGCTTTTTTTGGCTTATTTAATGGATACTCtgtttatttttctatattCCCTTTTAATCTTAATATTCAGATCCAGATAGAGATATGGTTCGATGTTCTGATCTCCTTTTTCGTTCATATCTATCGTTTCTCAGGTTGAAGCTTGAATGCTGGAGCTGGATTTCTCCATGGTACGATGCTTCTTCATTTACTTCCACTACCATTAGTGGGGAATGgctaaaaagaaataataatattgGAACAGAAATTTGACTAGTTTCTTGTCATTGTAATTCTGCTGGAATCCTATTATTTGagggttttacacatatttggAATGTGAATTTGGCATTCAGGGTGAAGATCAGGAGCTGTTTCTAAATGGGTTACAAGGAGTTTTCCCAGTTGAGCTTGATTCAGAATCCAGAGGCTACCAGACAGCTACCATACTTGGCGAGAAGATTGTAAGCAAATTCAAATTTAGATCTTCTCCCTGCGTTTTCTCTGATTTTGTTATTTCTCTCCTTCTGGGTTCTTGGTAAAATGAATATCTATGCAAGCCATCTTCTTAGCAGTAGCGCCTGTGATTTGTTTAGTTTGTGATCGGGTGTTCGGATGAAGGATCCAACTTGTCGATTAGCATCCAGATTTTTGACAAGTCTACAGGTAAATGGTGAGTTTCTAGACCTATGCGCTGCTGCATTTGTGTTGGTTCCAAGTTATGTTCATCCTCCCTTAATCGTGGTGGAGTTGACAGGGATGCTCCAACTGTGTTGGGTATAAAACCCACCCCATGCAAGGGTCACTCTGCAGTGCTtctaaataaagaaagaattttGATTCTTAAGAGGGACTCTACCCCGGATGACTGCGCCTGGTTTCTTGAGGTTGGTATCAGTTGGTATCAGGTGCTTCTGTAGAATCCTTAGAACCATTGATTCTACAATTTTGTACCCATTTTGATCCCATATGGTTGTCATCTTGTTATCTGTTCTGTGGTCTCCTTTCCCTTCTACCTAAGGGCCGTTTTCATTTGTGAATTGTGACCCACCACCCTGATTTTTGTTCTTCTATTTTACTGTTAGGTGGATACTCCATTTGTtagagaacaaaagaaaatattggAAACTGAGGTTGTTGCTTGGAGTAAAGGTGTGAAAGGTGAAGGTCCTAAACCAATAGTGATCAGTGGCCCCTCTGGAGTAGGTAAGGGAACACTGATATCAAAACTGATGAAGGAATTCCCATCCACGTTTGGGTTCTCTGTGAGCCACACAACTAGGGCTccaagggagaaggagaaagacGGAATCCATTACCACTTCACGGAACGAAGTGTGATGGAGAAGGCGATACAAGAGGGGAAGTTCCTCGAATTTGCATCAGTCCATGGAAATCTTTATGGGACCAGTATAGAAGCTGTTGAAGTGGTCACAGATGCAGGGAAGGTAAAAAGAATTTTTATATCATGtatattcttctctctttccacTGTGTCAATAGGTTAGACCACTTGCATCACTATGAATGGATAGTCTATTTTGAATGTTTATGTCTTCtcgattttgatttggttcTTTTTAATCTTGTTGTAGAGATGTATTCTTGACATAGATGTTCAAGGTGCCAGGTCTGTGAAAGCTAGTTCTCTTGAAGCAATTTTCATCTTCATCTGCCCACCCTCATTTGAGGAGCTTGAGCAGCGACTTCGTGCACGGTGAGCAGGAGATCCCTGAATTCTTGCTTCATTAAGTTCTTGATTGTTTGGGTGTACTGGAATCAATTCAAGGTCTTGTTTCTCTGAACAGGGGAACTGAAACAGAGGAACAGATCCAAAAGAGACTGAGGAATGCAAAAGTGGAGCTTGAGCAAGGAAAGTCATCAGGCCTTTTTGATCATATATTGATAAACGATGACCTCGAGGCATGCTTTGAGAATCTTAAGGTAACTTTTGTTCCTTCACTTAgtatttgattatttttttccatTAGATTCATATATGCTCTTCATATGAAGATACTTTGATTACTGAATACTTGTCCTGATACAACAATTCTCTGATGTAGAAACTCTTGGGTCTCGATGAAACCATGGAGACCACACATCAATCATGTAAATAGTCCCCCTCCTTTTCTAAGATCCATGAGATTTTGTTTTACTCTGTTTACTCCACACAATCTTCTTGAAGGTGAAAAATTGACTGATACCTTAAATATGTCATCCAGCTCCAAAAACCTTGGAACTTCCCATAGACCATTTGGTGTCAGAAACGGATCAGAAGGTCTTGATAGAATGCGGAACTCCTGAACTAGGAAAAACATCAAAGAGCTTGTAAGTATTTAACATAACTAGATTGTCCAACAAATTACTGGATGGCAGAATGCAGCATATGATCTCATGCAATTTTTTCTGGCTAAGCAGGTTTATACTCGATGTATCTTCGATTAAGGGAGGAGCCCCTGGCCGGACGAGAGGACTAAACATGTATGCTATAGACCCTTATGCAGATGGTTTAAATGGGCTTAAACAGCTCCAAAATCCAGTCTATTGAGTGAATTGAGCACGTTGACTAATCAAGACTAACTATATTGTCTCAATTTTGGATTCTTTagcttagaaaaagaagaatggtGATAAGCTCTTTCTTATTATATTCCATAGGCTAGAACTCTTCTATTATTCTGCTCTTGTACTGATGATTCATGGTGAATATATCTGAGGAGACCGTTCTTTATTATTTGCTAATGGGAACAAGAGAAGCcatgtttttttccccttatttgTTTCATCATTTGTAGAAGAGAAATAATTTGATATTCTGGAAGGATCGATCGAGGGATACTTGTTTTCCCTCGTTGTTTCTGGGCTTTTATATCTACAGTAAATATAACTGTTTGATTCTATACGGGTGATAATTCCATTAGATAGAGATGACAATGCTGTCAGTCATTCCATTTAAGCTAGACAAAGCTTTGTTCAATTTACAGATATTTGGTTTGTGGGAGAGCATTCTCCAGCAAGCGGCATAGGGGAGTGCACCAATGAAGTGCAAAAAAATGGTATTGTACATGGGAGAGCAGTGAGGTCCTTTCATGAGAACCTTTTTCCCTTGGTTCATGGTAATTTCAGCCTATATGATTGCAATTTCcagaaaagcaaaaaattgaACTGTGATTTGCTTGTTCTGGCCAACTGGTCACACCTTCTTGTGGGTGTTGAAGCATTGGAGGATACGGAGAACCAAAAACCAATTTCAAGATGAGCTGTAATATGAGGTGTGTGTGTGGATTTGGAGGATACTATGAACCAAATCCAATTCAGGATGAGCTGTAATATATGAGAGACAGAAGCTGTCTGGGACTTTTTTATATAAAGCAAAAGCGGAGATTTGTGACCAAGAAGATACAAGTTCTATATCTGAAAGGACAGGTAGAAGGAAATTGAGGCATTAGCTTACCAACAAGATacaaggagagggagaaggaaaacATGGCTCTTAATCTCGGATTGGCTGATATTGGCCTGATTGGATTGGTATTGGTTGAGACCAATTTGATACCAATCCACCTGTAAGgccaagggtaaaaaggtaataaaaacttttttttttttttttaaattaaaaaaaaaaaaagattaaatgCGTCCAAATCAGCCCTTCTAGGCAATCCCAAAACTGATCTGATACCAAGATTACAATCCATGATGAGAAGGGACATGTTTCTGTAGGTGTTTGACCAAGAGGATACAAGTTATATATTGAAAAGGGGGAGGAGGGAGTAAATTAAGGCATTAACTTACCAATTCAAATTCCATCTTCTGAGTagaagaaatggaaaaggaCATGTTTTTGGACAAGTGGTTGCACAAGAAGAGACAAAGGAAAGGGCAAGGAAAGTGAAATTAGTTtaaaaaagaattgaaattttttttaatgattattATTTAACTACTTAGAATTCTTtacaaaatataatatatatatatatatatatatatatatatatatatatatatatattttactattgattatctctttttttttttttaagtaaaactttTTTATAATTTCACTTTCCCCCTTCTTAATGGCTAGCTTTTAAGGTTGATTACCCTACCCTTCCTTTCCCTTAGCCTTTGGCAGTCGCTAAATTGATTGGATAAAGATTTTTAAGGTGTTATATTTAAGGTCCTAACATCTAACCAAACAGGACCTACAAGTATCAGATTCTAATAGCACACCATTCAAcctttttattcttatttcaATGCAAAAAGTGTAACCTTATCAAGTTGTTCTTACAACTATAAAGCATATTCCCCTTCCAAGTTGCATTTCCCGTATAAAGTATGTTCCAACTTGGAGACCAATTCATATGGTGGTCAGAGAAATTTATCAGACAAGTACTCCTTTACCCTTTGCATGTGATGTATGGATGTATGGTGGGGCCACTGATCTGGTATCTTAGTACCCAGTCCTTTTCTGTACTTTCTCTTTCATTTATAATTTTTCTCAGACGGCCTAATATTAAATTCTCCATGCATGAAGCAACCCAAGGGTGTCAAACCCTAAATTAGACCGGTCAGACCGATCAAAAACCAAATTGGACCAAAATAATTCAATGGGTAACTTATCCAACCAgtattattaaattaaatcaagtattttttaatatctaaaatgcatcaatggtcattaataCATGATTTTAATTCGATGAACATGGGGTTAGTTGTGTGGAATATACACTATCTATAAGACCAAGTAGAATTCTTTCTCCCGTTATATCAAACCGAAAATTGAATCAAACCAAGCCCAATACCAAACCGATAAAAACCCAATAAGAGAACCTAAATTggaccaaaaacaaaaaccaaaacaaactgAAATTGAGCCTTCCTTTAGGGGCTTTATAGTTTTATCCTCTCTTTCATTATGGGATTCACTTTTGGGGGCTCCAATGGgaaatttttatcacctcaagtACAGTACATTTcaagttagggatgtaaacagatcggatttggctcggatagtgctatatccgcatccgcatccgattaactttcggacggattcgaatagtgctaaacaaatacggacacggatatggatcagatattttatccatttacatgtaaatatagcttttcaaatagttatagcctatccatatccgcatccgtttagcttgcggatggattcagatagtgctaatctatccgaaagctaaacagataaggacacggatacggaaaagGATTTTtgttattcatttacacccctactgcAAGTACACCAAAAAAGGTACAATGCACCTtaaaatgttctttttttttttttggttcgggaaacaggaggggtatccgactttaggccaaCTAAATCCCCCCTGAGCTCGTACATGATCTCTGCACCATGCACGAATCAGGAGCTTTTGGGCTCTAGTGAATCTCAGGTGGGTGatcccaagaaattatgcagcgacGAAGACCTTAAAATGCTTTTATTTAAAATACTTCCCCCAAGTACATGTGCACCGTCAGATGTATTTTTTTAGTGCAATTGAGAGTGTACTTtacttgaggggataaagatccctcaAATGGGCAAGTGGGATGTGAGCAGTCCTTTTCACaccatattttattttgtttgattcAAATCAATTCAATGCACCACCCTCCGTGACTGAAATTTGGTGGGTCACAGTGTCCCAGTGGCTCAGTGACACAATCATTTTCATTGGCAAGAAGATTTTGAGGAACACGCAGTTTTGGGGAATGGGACCACTGGACCTCTGCAGTAATTTCAAGTGACTGGAGAATCTACCATTGCTAATATACTGTTCTCACTCACAGATACTGCAACATCACATCCAATCACATGATTCTAGATTTTCCTTCACTGTGCGATTAAATAAAACTTTGCCCAGTTTTACCTGCAGcgtacccttttttttttttttgttttttgacaaAACCTGCAGCCTACCCGTGCAACCTCACACAGGCACCACATGTGAATTCCACCTGGATAGGGTGCTCGAGCAGTGGGTAGGGAGGTCATTTTACCCCTGTTTGTGTGAGGCTGTACGCCAATTACACAAGTAGACGTGTGTCAGCAGAGGATTGGAAtccttttatttatggggaGAGGGATAGACACTGTGGTGTATGACACCAATGCGATCGAGAGTTGTGTGGGGGTATCATATAAGAGGGTCAAAGGGGTCATTTTAAatggggaaagagagatagacattgTGGGCACTAGCCTATGACACACCGACGGAGTGCGTAGCCTTTTCCCATATTTGGGATGATGTTACCTGATTGGGAGCGTAGCATATACTAATGTTTccatgtctatctctctctttcccttataaaataaaaaggcgAAAGTTCTTTGTcggagagtgtggcctatgccagcactcccatgagtctatctctttcctctccatataaaaagacacatttgccctcttattttgaggaggagagagatagacactaCGCCAGTACTCCCAAATAGAGAATTActttccaaaataaaattagaaacccCCTATCgtgagaggagagaaatagactcaagGAAAAATTTTTGTGAGCACCATCTTTTTCTATCTCTCGCTCTTTCTCACATGAAATAATCTCGTTACCCTTTGTATGAAACCATTCTGCTGtacctcattggtgtgctctTCAATGCTGCTTgctagagaaccctctcccatttatttattcatccacTACATTTTATTGGTTTTTGATACCAAGATCCCATCTTATGAGTTAAAATAGACCAATGAACAAATTGGGAGGTGGGTTCGGTAATGTTAACAAAATGCAATGATTAATTTGTTAGATGTACATATTTAAGTTTTCATGATCCAAGGAGGAGATTTATCTAATGTCTTCACTTTATAGTAAATTTTCAAGGGGGAAACTACTCAAAATGCCTCATTTGGAAAGGACTTTCAAAATGACATGTTTTCATTGTGCTATGTGGATAAGTGATGTAATGATTATGactattggatagaaaggatcAGTTTCGATTAATCACGTATCGAATTTCAGAacctaatttaatcaaatattcTCTCATATCTCAACATGCATAACTAAATATATTCATACGTACATGCCTATGGaacttctactactactactactttgAACTCTCCTGTATTCTTGGGTTTCTCAAAGGGATATTTTGCCTCTCCTAGTAAATTCTTTTTGGATTGAAGCCTTACATTTGATTAGAGGACCTTGAGATCTACCTATCTACAAAATTAGACCCCTTTTGCAGATTTTTATTTCCTACACACACTGGTTAGAAACTACCCAACTTGAAAGATCTcccttaaaaaataataagggaagcagtttcagttcgggagtgtggcctacgccagcattctcatgtgtctatctctctcctccttaaaacaagggggtaggattgtcttttcatatggggaggagaaagatagtgctggcgtaggccacactcctggacagaggttttttttcccataataaaATTAAGCGAAAAAAATTCTCTGAGCTGCTAGGGCAGGGAATGCtagcacctctctctctctctctctccttcctcacatgaaatgactttgCTGCCCTTCAACATATGGTCAATTCCAATTTAATTAGAAACAGAGCTCGATTGATCTGAATCCAATTTCATATTTTGAATCCTAATCTTCaatggtttctaattttttcaGATAAACTAAACTTCATCAATGAGGAAATGGAATCCACAGAAGAGAAGGCCCTTTGGGTTACCATGCAGAGCAAACTTCCTCATTTCTTCACAAAAGTAGATTTCCACTTTGTCCCAGATCGATGTCCCTAACAACTGTATTTCCTTTATGCCCTATACACTGAGTAACTCTTTAAGTATTAAAGAAGCAACGAGCTACTCCATCATGGATCAATATAATGGATGTACCACCAACGAATGATCTATTTTGTTGCCAATTACTTACCATCAATTCATTACACAAACCACATCTCAAGATATTTTGATAGTTTTGATCATTGGACAATACAATATGTTTACCTTTGATCATAGTTTTCatggcgacccaaggcgttggagggttGCTTAGGTGACAAGGCATCACCCCTAAGTGTTGTTAAGGTGTGCATTAatgactatatgtaatatagtaatgataattttatttaattatttttaaggTTTGCTCCTTATCTTCTCAGCTCAGTTGTCCAAGGGGAGGCAGTGGCAATCAGAACTGCATTGTCACATGCTACTGCTCTTGGATTCACACATCTTCTAGTTGAGTCTGATTGTAAGGAGATCATTGATTTGCTCTTGGAGGTGGTAGCGATAATCAATGACATTAGGCATCAATGTGCTTCTTTTGCAtcaatttctttctcttgtattcCACGGGCTCTGAACGGTATTGCAGATGCCCTGGCAAGAAAGGCCTTGTCTATCATGTGTATGACAGATTGGCCAAATTCCATTCCTTGACTTCATAGACTTTGTGTATTTGAAACTAATGGCTTTACACATGGTTCTCAATTTCATTAAATctatttttcacaaaaaaaaaaaaagaaaaaatcaataTAATTATGTTAGTAATAGCCCAATATGAGAAAACTAATATTTACTGAAAAAAAGACATAAgatataatataaatatattcatcaaaaaacaaagtaaTAATATAAATCAACGTAAACTCGGTAAGTTTCAACAAATTTTGCGAAACCaaacaaaatattttggttttacAGGCTATCAAAATGAAACAGCATGTCATACTAAAAGGTTACAATTAATTATTCAAATTCTTAGAGATAAATTCCATACTTCAGTCGGTACTATTCAAAGCCTTTAGTATCGATTCCATACTATGAGCAAAATGGGTCGAATTGCTCATTTTGTCTGGTTTTAGTAGTGAAGGTTAAAAACCTCAATTTATGTTCTTTCTTGGTCAAATACTATTGTATAAGATTGAAACAAGTTTTTGGACAATAGAGAAATGCACTGGAAGCGATGATTTATTGTGTTGTTGGAAGATTTGTGTAAAATTCAAAGTTGGAGGTATATCATTTTGCCCCAAAActattttttgtcaaaaaaaaaaaaggttaaatacTTTGTAGTTGGTGTCAAGGTTCCAAGTTTTTGTTTATAGAATGCATATAATATACACTACCAATCTATAAtccgaagtcaaactaccattttgaaTGTGATTTTTTAAATCTAAGGGTCTTAGTATGTTTGGAAGACCTAAAATAAAATGTCCTAGAAGTTTTCAggatttaatttgaaaaaaaatttagaagttTTGACCAAAAGTTTGGTTTTAGTGACCAAGTTGGAGGTATATCAAAGTTGTGTAAAATTCAAAGTTGGAGGTATATCATTTTTCCCCAAAACTATTTTTcgtcaaaaaaatataaaaaaaaaggataaatactTTGTAGTTGGTGTCAAGGTTCCAAGTTTTTGTTTAAAGAATGCATATAATATACACTATCAACCTATAAtccgaagtcaaactaccattttggatgTAATTTTTCAAATCTAAGGGTCTTTGTATGTTTGGAAGACCTAAAATAAAGTGTCCTAGAAGTTTTCAGGACTTAATTTGACTATTTGGCCACTGAAACCAACCATCGAAActtgcagaaaaaaaaattagaagtttTGACCAAAAGTTTGGTTTTATTGACCAAGTTGGACGTATATCAAAGTTGTGTAAAATTCAAAGTTGGAGGTATATCATTTTTCCCCAAAACTATTTTTCCTCAAAAATAAAACGAAGGATAAATACTTTGTAGTTGGTGTCAAGGTTCCAAATTTTTGTTTATAGAATGCATATAATATACACCACCAACCTATAATCCGAAGTCAAACTATCATTttggatgtaatttttttaaatctaaggGTCTTAGTATGTTTGGAAGACCTATAAATAAAGTGTCCTAGAAGTTTTCAGGACTTAATTTGACTATTTGGCCATTGAAACCAACCATCGAAACttacagaaaaaaaattagacGTTTTGACCAAAAGTTTGGTTTTAGTGACCAAGTCTCGAAACTGAAACCTACAACCTTGCTTTGTACAAGTTTGGTAGCGCCAAAGACTTTCCTACATTAACAAGTCTTAAAAAATGatacacattttttttaaaccgAAGGAAAATTAATTACTTGAACGCGTGAGATACAACAGTCATCCCTTAACGATGTTGACCTTGATTAAGGATTGATATAATAAGCCTCGGACAGGCGTAAAACAAAAAGTGTTCTAAAAGACATCATAAAACCATATTTTTGCTATGTAATATCTTACCCATGTTTATTActgaaaaaaaatacatatatctTACCCATGTAGGATCTAACaaaggaggcagaaatgactatcctaccccttgCTTGAACACATTGCTCGAGGTGGGGTCCACGTGGGATCCACGTGGGATCCacttccctctattagatgtacttgacgtcaagtacgagcaatgtaattgagaggataaaaattctgttATGTGACCATAACAACCGGTAAGGTGAGTTGCTATGGCTTTGCTAACCTCACAGAATATGTGAGGCAAGTCACTCACCACGCGATATAAACCTACACGTTTAAAATGATCCTTTGGCGTAGTGGTGGGAAACCCCCTATaatcagggttttaagaatcgagAATTGGATCAATGAATTAGTTAATATGTATCAAAATCAGTTGTGATTGATCTCGATTCTGATCGATCCAATATGATCGATTCACACCCAAAATCCTTagaaattctttatttttggatGCAAGGACTGATTCCGATTCAATCTGGATCGAAATCATCACTGACCGATTTCATCTCTGTTTCCACGTTTTAAAACACTGCCAAAAGTTAGAAGAATAGAAAGTAAATGTTATTTTTCTACTTGGTTATTAGGCTAGTGAGGCTCACATGATTTGGGAAACTAGCATTTTGTAAGCCGTTTTGAGGCATTGCAATTTTTTGGGCTGGGCCTACTGAAAGGTACAAggactgataccgataccaatcCGGACCGGCTGGTATAGTCTTGGATTGATCAATTTTAccattatttttcattaaaatttattttttgacaattttacccttgattcaATGATGATACCCGATCTAGGATTGGTCAGTTATCGATATCGGTTTCAATTAATACTTTTACGATCCGGTagatccgataccaatacctcaatcCATAGTCCTGACCACTGTTAGCAAAAACACGTTTAAAACGGAGTTTTCcgttttaaacatttttatcgttttaaacacattttgtCATATGTTGTCCAAACATacgaaaaaaaaagggcaaacggcaagcattcccgttttaaacgcgtttaaaataCGTTTCCgtttttttgatgttttttaagaccttgaatttaagtgaccatatctctctctcccaaacttGGATCGGGCTGATTCTTTCACtaacgtaaagatgactcgaagggctaca includes these proteins:
- the LOC122642857 gene encoding guanylate kinase 2-like, which gives rise to MLELDFSMGEDQELFLNGLQGVFPVELDSESRGYQTATILGEKIFVIGCSDEGSNLSISIQIFDKSTGKWDAPTVLGIKPTPCKGHSAVLLNKERILILKRDSTPDDCAWFLEVDTPFVREQKKILETEVVAWSKGVKGEGPKPIVISGPSGVGKGTLISKLMKEFPSTFGFSVSHTTRAPREKEKDGIHYHFTERSVMEKAIQEGKFLEFASVHGNLYGTSIEAVEVVTDAGKRCILDIDVQGARSVKASSLEAIFIFICPPSFEELEQRLRARGTETEEQIQKRLRNAKVELEQGKSSGLFDHILINDDLEACFENLKKLLGLDETMETTHQSSPKTLELPIDHLVSETDQKVLIECGTPELGKTSKSLFILDVSSIKGGAPGRTRGLNMYAIDPYADGLNGLKQLQNPVY